The sequence below is a genomic window from Flagellimonas marinaquae.
CCACAATCTTCGCTATTAACGATAACATCCTGTGAAACATCCACCAAACGACGGGTCAAGTATCCAGCATCCGCAGTTTTCAAAGCGGTATCCGCAAGACCTTTACGTGCACCGTGGGTAGAGATAAAGTATTCCAAAATCGATAATCCTTCCTTAAAGTTGGAAAGAATCGGGTTTTCGATAATCTCTCCACCTCCTGCTGTAGATTTTTTAGGCTTGGCCATCAATCCACGCATACCGGTCAACTGACGAATCTGTTCTTTGGAACCCCTCGCACCAGAATCCAACATCATATACACAGAGTTGAATCCTTGTTTGTCCTCTCGAATTCGCTTCATGGCCAACTCGGTCAACATGGCGTTGGTAGAGGTCCAAACATCAATTACCTGGTTGTAACGTTCGTTGTTGGTAATAAGACCCATGTTATAGTTCATCATAATACCATCAACTTGTCCATTGGCCTCTTCGATCATATCCAATTTCTCGGCCGGGATGATAATATCTCCCAAACTGAAGGATAGACCACCTTTAAAGGCGAAATCGTATCCCATGGCCTTAATTTTATCCAAGAAATCCGCAGTAGTAGGCACATCGGTCACTGCAAGAATGTCCCCGATAATGTTTCTAAGGGCTTTCTTGTTCAATACCTGGTTGATGAATCCTGCTTGTTCCGGCACTTCCGTGTTGAATAATACACGACCTACCGTGGTTTCTATAATTTGATAGACCAACTCACCTTCTTCGTTAAAGTCCTTTGCCCTAACCTTGATTCCGGCGTTAAGTGATACTTTTTTCTCGTTGAAGGCAATCTCCACTTCTTCAGAAGAATAGAAGGTCAAACCTTCACCCAACACAGGCTCTTCTGGTGTGGATTTTTTATGCTTGGTCATATAATACAATCCCAAGACCATATCCTGAGATGGTACGGTAATCGGGGAACCGTTTGCTGGGTTAAGGATGTTCTGTGAAGCCAACATCAATAATTGAGCTTCCAAAATGGCCTCTGGCCCCAATGGCAAGTGAACTGCCATTTGATCCCCATCAAAATCCGCGTTGAATGCGGTACATGCCAATGGGTGCAAACGAATCGCCTTACCTTCGATAAGTTTAGGCTGGAACGCTTGGATACCCAAACGGTGCAATGTGGGGGCACGGTTCAACAATACTGGGTGCCCTTTAAGGACGTTTTCAAGAATGTCCCAAACTACGGGCTCTTTCTTGTCTATAATCTTTTTAGCTGATTTAACCGTCTTTACGATACCTCTTTCTATCAACTTACGGATGATGAACGGCTTGTAAAGTTCGGCAGCCATATCTTTAGGAAGACCACATTCGTACAATTTCAATTCCGGTCCAACAACGATTACGGAACGAGCAGAGTAATCCACACGTTTACCCAAAAGGTTTTGACGGAAACGACCTTGTTTACCTTTCAATGAATCGGAAAGGGATTTCAATGGTCTATTTGATTCTGTTTTTACCGCAGATGCTTTTCTTGTGTTATCGAAAAGGGAATCCACCGCTTCTTGAAGCATACGCTTTTCGTTCCTCAAGATCACTTCTGGCGCCTTGATCTCCATCAAACGCTTCAATCGGTTGTTTCGGATAATTACCCTACGGTACAAATCGTTCAAATCTGATGTGGCAAAACGACCACCATCCAACGGTACCAACGGACGCAATTCCGGCGGAATCACAGGAATCACCTTCATGATCATCCATTCAGGGTTGTTCTCCCTGTTGTTTTGTGATTCACGTAATGCCTCGACTACCTGAAGACGTTTCAATGCTTCGGTCTTACGTTGTTTTGATGTTTCGGTGTTCGCCTTGTGACGTAGTTCGTACGACAATTGCTCCAAATCTATTCTGGACAAAATGTCAATCAAACATTCGGCACCCATTTTGGCGATGAACTTATTGGGATCGGTATCCTCCAAGTATTGGTTCTCGGTAGGAATGGATTCCAAAATGTTCAAATATTCCTCTTCGGTCAAGAAATCCATTTTGTGGATTTCCTCACCTTCTGGACCTTTGGCAATACCAGGCTGGATAACCACATACCTTTCGTAGTATATGATCATATCCAACTTTTTGGAAGGCAATCCCAAAAGGTATCCTATTTTGTTTGGCAGTGAACGGAAGTACCAGATATGCGCTACGGGAACCACAAGGTTGATGTGCCCCACACGATCTCTACGTACTTTTTTCTCCGTTACTTCAACACCACAACGGTCACAAACGATTCCACGGTAACGGATTCTTTTGTACTTACCACAGGCACATTCATAATCCTTAACGGGACCAAAAATACGCTCGCAGAACAATCCATCACGCTCTGGTTTGTGCGTTCTATAGTTAATGGTTTCGGGCTTCAACACCTCTCCACGGGACTCTGCCAAGATTGACTCTGGAGAGGCCAATCCGATGGAAATTTTGTTGAACCTTTTTTGTGCGTTATTATCTTTTATTCTAGCCATAACAATATGGTGATGATATAGTTAATGTAATATAGTGTTCTATTCTTCCAATCTAATATCCAAGCCCAAACCTTTAAGTTCGTGCATCAATACATTGAAAGATTCTGGCAACCCAGGCTCTGGCATGGTCTCACCCTTTACAATGGTCTCATAGGTCTTGGCCCTTCCGATAACATCATCCGACTTAACGGTCAATATTTCCCTAAGGGTAGATGATGCTCCGTAGGCTTCCAATGCCCACACTTCCATCTCACCAAAACGCTGACCACCAAACTGAGCTTTACCACCCAATGGTTGCTGTGTGATCAATGAGTACGGTCCAATAGATCTTGCGTGCATTTTGTCGTCTACCATGTGACCTAGTTTCAACATGTAGATAACTCCAACGGTAGCTCGTTGATCAAAACGCTGACCGGTTCCACCATCGTATAGATAAGTATGTCCAAATCTTGGCACTCCTGCTTCATCGGTAATCTTATTGATCTCATCCAACGAGGCACCATCAAAAATTGGAGTGGCATATTTTTGACCCAACTTTAATCCGGCCCAACCTAATACGGTTTCGTAGATCTGACCAATGTTCATCCTCGATGGTACACCAAGTGGGTTCAATACAATGTCCACTGGGGTTCCGTCTTCCAAGAACGGCATATCCTCTTGACGAACGATACGTGCCACAATACCTTTGTTACCGTGACGACCCGCCATTTTATCACCAACTTTAAGCTTACGCTTTTTGGCGATGTAGACTTTGGCCAATTTCATGATACCTGCAGGAAGCTCATCCCCTACGGAGATGGTAAACTTGTCCCTTCTAAGGTTACCTTGAATATCGTTCAATTTTATTTTGTAGTTGTGCAACAAGTCTGCCACCAAAGCATTGGTCGCGTCGTCCGTTGTCCAGCTACCACCGACCAAGTGGGCAAAGTCATCAACGGCGTTCAACATTTTAATGGTGTATTTCTTTCCTTTTGGAAGTACTTCTTCACCCAAATCGTTGATTACACCTTGCGATGTTTTTCC
It includes:
- the rpoC gene encoding DNA-directed RNA polymerase subunit beta' yields the protein MARIKDNNAQKRFNKISIGLASPESILAESRGEVLKPETINYRTHKPERDGLFCERIFGPVKDYECACGKYKRIRYRGIVCDRCGVEVTEKKVRRDRVGHINLVVPVAHIWYFRSLPNKIGYLLGLPSKKLDMIIYYERYVVIQPGIAKGPEGEEIHKMDFLTEEEYLNILESIPTENQYLEDTDPNKFIAKMGAECLIDILSRIDLEQLSYELRHKANTETSKQRKTEALKRLQVVEALRESQNNRENNPEWMIMKVIPVIPPELRPLVPLDGGRFATSDLNDLYRRVIIRNNRLKRLMEIKAPEVILRNEKRMLQEAVDSLFDNTRKASAVKTESNRPLKSLSDSLKGKQGRFRQNLLGKRVDYSARSVIVVGPELKLYECGLPKDMAAELYKPFIIRKLIERGIVKTVKSAKKIIDKKEPVVWDILENVLKGHPVLLNRAPTLHRLGIQAFQPKLIEGKAIRLHPLACTAFNADFDGDQMAVHLPLGPEAILEAQLLMLASQNILNPANGSPITVPSQDMVLGLYYMTKHKKSTPEEPVLGEGLTFYSSEEVEIAFNEKKVSLNAGIKVRAKDFNEEGELVYQIIETTVGRVLFNTEVPEQAGFINQVLNKKALRNIIGDILAVTDVPTTADFLDKIKAMGYDFAFKGGLSFSLGDIIIPAEKLDMIEEANGQVDGIMMNYNMGLITNNERYNQVIDVWTSTNAMLTELAMKRIREDKQGFNSVYMMLDSGARGSKEQIRQLTGMRGLMAKPKKSTAGGGEIIENPILSNFKEGLSILEYFISTHGARKGLADTALKTADAGYLTRRLVDVSQDVIVNSEDCGTLRGIEVEALKKNEEVVETLGERILGRVSLHDVYNPLTEELVLRAGQEINEADVKRVEAAPIEKIEVRSPLTCEAPQGICAKCYGRNLATNKMVQRGEAVGVVAAQSIGEPGTQLTLRTFHVGGIAGNISEDNKLESKFDGVAEIEDLRLVEGENSEGGKTNIVISRTSEVKIVDPKTGITLSTNNIPYGSQLYIKNGEKIAKGTVICEWDPYNGVIVSEFSGEIAYENIEQGVTYQVEIDEQTGFQEKVISESRNKKLIPTLLIKDGKGETLRSYNLPVGSHLMIDDGEKVKEGKILVKIPRKSAKAGDITGGLPRVTELFEARNPSNPAVVSEIDGVVSFGKIKRGNREIIIESKTGDIKKYLVKLSNQILVQENDYVRAGMPLSDGSITPEDILAIKGPSAVQQYLVNEVQEVYRLQGVKINDKHFEVVVRQMMRKVKIQDPGDTIFLENQLAHKDDFINENDEIFGKKVVEDAGDSERLKPGQIVTIRELRDENSILRREDKTLVVARDAVAATATPILQGITRASLQTKSFISAASFQETTKVLNEAAVSGKVDTLEGLKENVIVGHKIPAGTGMRDYDSIIVGSKEEYDEIMARKEEFKF